From one Thermomicrobiales bacterium genomic stretch:
- a CDS encoding bifunctional sulfate adenylyltransferase/adenylylsulfate kinase gives MSSISNEPRLIRPYGGQLVDLIATGDAADELRARAREIPSIQISERTACDLEMLAIGAFSPLDRFMNAADHARVLDEMRLADGTLFPMPLILPVEPSDAIRQGRDVALRSAKNELLGIMTIDEVFAWDADEVSDKVFGTRDPRHPLVSEMRRWGPLAISGPLKVLQLPAHYDFRDLRLTPAEVRARLDAIGRENVVAFQTRNPLHRVHEELTRRAAEAIDGVLLLHPSVGMTKPGDVDHYTRVRTYAALAERHYEPGRILLSLLPLAMRMGGPREALWHAIIRRNYGANHFIVGRDHASPGNDSNGRPFYGPYDAQELVSRHSAEVGVTVVPFSELVYLPDEQRYEEVSRIPEGTRTAKISGTQVREEFLNLGRKLPAWFSRPEVADILAETYPPRHRQGACIWFTGLSGAGKSTTAEVLTVLLLERGRQVTVLDGDVVRTHLSKGLGFSKEDRETNVRRIGFVAGEIVRHGGVVICAAISPYLATRDEVREMIGADHFVEVFVDTPLDICEARDSKGLYAKARRGEISDFTGIDDPYEPPVTPEITLDTVTSTPEENAKRIVAHLVAQGFVRSDEGWVTEIGAPTAARSV, from the coding sequence ATGTCCTCGATATCGAACGAACCACGCTTGATACGACCATACGGCGGCCAGCTCGTCGATCTGATTGCGACCGGCGACGCGGCTGACGAGCTCCGCGCACGCGCGAGAGAGATCCCCTCGATTCAGATCTCGGAGCGAACGGCGTGCGACCTGGAGATGCTCGCGATTGGCGCGTTCTCGCCACTGGATCGATTCATGAACGCGGCAGACCACGCGCGAGTCCTCGATGAGATGCGGCTGGCCGATGGGACGCTGTTTCCGATGCCGCTGATTCTGCCCGTCGAGCCATCGGACGCGATCCGTCAGGGCCGCGATGTTGCGCTGCGAAGCGCAAAGAACGAGTTGCTCGGAATCATGACCATCGACGAAGTGTTCGCGTGGGATGCCGACGAGGTGTCGGACAAGGTGTTCGGGACACGCGATCCTCGCCATCCGCTCGTTTCCGAGATGCGGCGTTGGGGCCCACTGGCAATCAGCGGCCCGCTCAAGGTCCTTCAGCTTCCAGCCCATTACGATTTCCGCGACTTGCGACTGACTCCCGCCGAGGTGCGCGCGCGGCTGGATGCGATCGGCCGGGAAAATGTCGTCGCATTTCAGACACGCAATCCGCTCCATCGCGTCCACGAAGAGCTGACCCGGCGCGCCGCTGAGGCGATCGACGGGGTGCTGTTGCTCCATCCGTCAGTCGGAATGACCAAGCCGGGCGATGTCGACCACTACACACGGGTTCGCACATACGCCGCGCTGGCCGAGCGGCACTACGAGCCAGGTCGCATCCTCCTCTCCCTGTTGCCGCTGGCGATGCGCATGGGCGGACCACGCGAGGCGCTCTGGCACGCGATCATCCGCCGCAATTACGGCGCGAATCACTTCATCGTCGGCCGGGATCACGCGAGTCCGGGCAATGACTCGAATGGCCGCCCATTTTATGGACCATACGACGCCCAGGAGTTGGTGTCCCGGCACAGCGCCGAAGTGGGCGTGACGGTGGTGCCGTTCAGCGAGCTCGTCTATCTGCCGGACGAACAACGGTACGAGGAGGTATCACGCATTCCGGAAGGGACGCGGACTGCCAAGATCTCCGGCACCCAGGTGCGCGAAGAGTTCCTGAATCTCGGGCGCAAGCTGCCGGCATGGTTCAGCCGGCCGGAAGTAGCCGACATTCTGGCCGAGACGTATCCACCACGCCATCGTCAGGGCGCTTGCATCTGGTTCACCGGTCTGAGTGGCGCTGGAAAGTCGACGACCGCCGAGGTGTTGACCGTGCTACTGCTGGAACGAGGCCGGCAAGTGACAGTGCTCGATGGAGATGTCGTGCGGACTCACCTGTCGAAGGGGCTCGGCTTCAGCAAAGAGGATCGCGAGACAAACGTCCGGCGCATCGGATTCGTGGCAGGGGAGATTGTTCGCCACGGGGGCGTCGTGATCTGTGCCGCCATCAGCCCCTACCTCGCCACTCGCGATGAGGTCCGCGAGATGATCGGCGCGGACCACTTCGTCGAAGTGTTTGTCGACACGCCGCTGGATATCTGCGAAGCGCGCGATTCAAAGGGTCTCTACGCCAAGGCGCGGCGAGGAGAGATTTCTGATTTCACCGGCATAGACGATCCATACGAACCGCCCGTCACGCCTGAAATCACGCTCGATACCGTCACAAGCACACCCGAAGAGAATGCAAAACGCATCGTTGCGCACCTTGTTGCGCAGGGGTTCGTTCGGTCCGACGAAGGTTGGGTCACCGAGATCGGCGCCCCCACAGCTGCCCGGTCCGTTTGA
- a CDS encoding ABC-F family ATP-binding cassette domain-containing protein, with amino-acid sequence MAILAQASEVGVIYGGHLVFEELTFEVRDDERVALVGGNGAGKSTLLRLLTGEVQPTTGSIARQRGLRTGYLPQQPMFTPGHTVRDVVALASGDAAALDERLHELERRMGEDLSDAELEAVLVEHAELIERADAVSGMPVGARVEQTLSALGLPDDRWDLSIETLSGGEKRIVGLAQCLLEEPDLLLLDEPDNHLDANAKTWLESYLTGRKGGTVIISHDRYFIDRVATSIVELEDGRVSKYAGNYSRFTTQKRERLERDAQLYELHQRELKKLKASAEQLTQWARQNHKFAARAGNRWRILEIEREKLAEKPVPVIDRRRIDVEFSADRGSSLVLEMKALSKSYGDREILRPFDFELTHGERVGIVGDNGAGKTTLFRLVLGDEPATTGRVRIGPSIVTGYYAQEQETLEPTRTPLELVRSARAMTEQSAIGFLVGLLFTREDALTQVGKLSGGERSRLQIALLILRGANFLLLDEPTNNLDLPSIEELEAALLDFGGTILTISHDRYFLDRICNRIIELDGGLVREYPGNFTYYDTHRGRGAVLTHQPVTGQRQKKR; translated from the coding sequence GTGGCTATCCTGGCGCAGGCGAGCGAAGTCGGCGTGATCTATGGTGGTCACCTGGTGTTCGAGGAGTTGACCTTCGAGGTACGCGACGACGAGCGCGTCGCCCTCGTCGGGGGGAACGGCGCTGGCAAGAGCACGCTGTTGCGGCTACTTACCGGCGAGGTTCAGCCCACCACAGGCTCGATCGCCCGCCAGCGAGGGTTGCGCACAGGATACCTTCCGCAGCAGCCGATGTTCACCCCGGGTCATACCGTCCGAGATGTCGTAGCACTGGCGAGCGGCGACGCGGCCGCGCTCGACGAACGACTCCACGAGCTTGAGCGGCGCATGGGGGAGGATCTGTCCGATGCTGAGCTGGAGGCAGTGCTCGTCGAACATGCTGAGCTGATCGAGCGGGCCGATGCTGTTTCGGGCATGCCTGTTGGCGCGCGCGTCGAGCAGACGCTCAGCGCCCTTGGCTTGCCCGACGACCGTTGGGATCTGTCGATCGAGACGCTGAGTGGGGGCGAAAAGCGCATCGTCGGGTTGGCACAATGTCTGCTTGAAGAACCGGATCTGCTGCTTCTTGACGAACCCGACAATCACCTCGATGCGAACGCGAAGACGTGGCTCGAGAGCTATCTCACCGGCCGCAAGGGTGGGACGGTCATCATCTCACATGACCGCTATTTCATCGATCGCGTCGCAACCAGTATCGTCGAGCTGGAAGATGGACGGGTATCGAAATACGCGGGCAACTACAGTCGGTTCACCACGCAGAAGCGGGAGCGCCTGGAGCGCGACGCCCAACTGTACGAGCTTCACCAACGCGAGCTGAAGAAGCTGAAGGCGAGCGCGGAACAACTGACACAATGGGCGCGGCAGAATCACAAGTTCGCCGCGCGCGCCGGCAATCGCTGGCGCATCCTCGAGATCGAACGCGAGAAGCTCGCCGAAAAGCCCGTCCCGGTGATCGACCGTCGCCGTATCGACGTTGAGTTCTCTGCCGACCGCGGCTCGTCGCTTGTCCTGGAGATGAAGGCGCTTTCGAAATCGTACGGCGACCGTGAGATCTTGCGACCGTTTGACTTTGAGCTGACGCACGGTGAGCGCGTCGGGATCGTCGGCGACAACGGAGCGGGCAAGACGACGCTCTTCCGGCTTGTCCTTGGGGACGAACCCGCGACCACCGGACGTGTGCGGATCGGGCCGTCGATTGTGACGGGCTACTATGCGCAGGAACAGGAGACGCTGGAGCCGACTCGCACGCCGCTGGAGCTCGTGCGTTCGGCGCGGGCGATGACCGAGCAGTCGGCCATTGGCTTTCTCGTCGGGTTGTTGTTCACTCGCGAAGACGCGCTGACCCAGGTCGGGAAGCTCAGTGGTGGTGAACGCAGCCGGTTGCAGATCGCGCTGCTGATCCTCCGTGGCGCCAACTTCCTGCTGCTCGACGAGCCAACCAACAATCTCGATCTGCCATCAATCGAGGAGCTCGAGGCCGCGTTGCTCGATTTCGGCGGGACGATCCTCACGATTTCGCACGATCGGTACTTTCTCGATCGGATCTGCAATCGCATTATCGAGCTCGACGGCGGGCTTGTTCGGGAATATCCCGGGAACTTCACCTACTACGACACGCATCGGGGGCGTGGCGCTGTGTTGACGCATCAACCAGTGACCGGTCAGCGCCAGAAAAAGCGCTGA